A genomic window from Desulfatiglans anilini DSM 4660 includes:
- a CDS encoding J domain-containing protein: MKRYREITAAKEVLGLPERATLKQIKTHYRMLLEKWHPDRSADDADARHEMTRRIIEAYRKIMDYCNHYQYSFEADDIRKNLSPEDWLIERFGDPLWGDGPNKD; encoded by the coding sequence ATGAAAAGATACCGTGAAATCACTGCCGCGAAAGAGGTCCTCGGTCTGCCGGAAAGGGCGACCCTGAAGCAGATCAAGACCCACTACCGCATGCTCCTCGAAAAATGGCATCCCGACCGCTCGGCGGACGATGCCGACGCCCGTCATGAGATGACCCGCCGGATCATCGAGGCCTACCGGAAGATCATGGATTACTGCAACCATTATCAATATTCCTTCGAAGCAGACGATATCAGGAAAAATCTCTCTCCCGAAGACTGGCTCATCGAGCGCTTCGGAGACCCCCTCTGGGGCGATGGTCCGAACAAGGACTAG
- a CDS encoding putative nucleotidyltransferase substrate binding domain-containing protein → MINDIDSLQFKGAKLAPPAQELLNQSIMDRENIIRFLTRSPLFQDLEPGVLQDLADRLEVETHRGGSVIHEPAGPPVDRLRIIKEGAVKITLPFGRNDDALIDYRGTGEILGFLSLLTGGRPRGEAVTLEDTTFFVLDRATTLNLLKSQPAFAQQFFSDFYNRYVHKPHREIGKKKLLYGGGERLLFTTPVGELVKRDLVTASEEISIREAAEIMMARRIGSLVLLNALGLPAGIVTNKDFRDRVVSRNRDVSQPARRIQSVSLVKAEAAEHCIEALFKMLHYNIRHLLVVEGGRLKGIVTAQDLLRLQGTSPIAIVQELESQPSIDGLVDPAARIQSMVGAFLQEGVKTNHILRILNEVYDRLIRQVVSLEERRLGRAPLPYCFLSFGCAGRKEQIFMLPQRNALLFADPPSPETAEPAARYFGELSDAIVRALERLGFPAGGGGASGHEACPFHSSTAWKNRFFEWIKRADRGSIEASLPVLDFRARFGDETLAEDLRSAVFDRIARHGVFLNVMGLTIVKTSPPVSAFKRFILEKEGEHKGCFDLKQKGLKPLVDMVRLYALEEGIRETSTCERLGALRERSQHLRPHCQELEYAFEIMSGLWLRTQHEQYSAGAGTASSFLDPDRLNRLEKQALRAIFTFIAKLQFLVQERHEPIKI, encoded by the coding sequence TTGATCAACGATATCGATTCATTACAATTCAAGGGCGCCAAACTCGCTCCCCCGGCACAGGAGTTGCTTAACCAATCCATCATGGACCGGGAAAACATCATCCGTTTTTTGACACGCTCACCGCTCTTTCAGGATCTGGAGCCCGGGGTCCTGCAGGATCTGGCCGACCGCCTGGAGGTGGAAACCCACCGCGGGGGCAGCGTCATCCATGAACCTGCCGGGCCGCCCGTCGACCGCCTCCGGATCATCAAAGAAGGGGCGGTCAAGATCACGCTCCCTTTCGGCCGCAACGACGACGCCCTGATCGACTACCGGGGCACCGGTGAGATCCTCGGCTTTCTCTCCCTGCTGACCGGCGGACGGCCCCGCGGAGAGGCCGTCACCCTTGAAGACACGACCTTTTTCGTGCTCGATCGGGCGACCACCCTGAATCTTCTCAAGAGCCAGCCGGCCTTCGCCCAGCAGTTCTTCTCGGATTTCTACAACCGTTATGTCCACAAACCCCACCGGGAGATCGGGAAGAAGAAACTCCTCTACGGGGGAGGCGAAAGGCTCCTTTTCACGACGCCGGTCGGAGAACTGGTCAAACGCGACCTGGTCACCGCCTCCGAGGAAATCTCCATCCGCGAGGCCGCCGAGATCATGATGGCCCGCCGGATCGGCTCCCTCGTCCTTTTGAACGCGCTCGGTCTGCCGGCGGGGATCGTCACCAACAAAGACTTCCGGGACCGCGTGGTCTCCCGGAACCGGGATGTATCCCAACCCGCCCGGCGCATCCAGAGCGTCTCCCTGGTCAAGGCCGAGGCGGCCGAACACTGCATCGAGGCCCTCTTCAAGATGCTGCACTACAACATCCGCCACCTCCTGGTGGTCGAGGGCGGCCGGCTCAAAGGCATCGTGACCGCCCAGGACCTCCTGCGGCTTCAGGGGACATCGCCGATCGCCATCGTGCAGGAACTCGAAAGCCAGCCTTCCATCGACGGCCTGGTGGACCCCGCCGCAAGGATCCAGTCCATGGTCGGCGCCTTCCTCCAGGAGGGGGTCAAGACCAATCACATCCTCAGGATCCTGAACGAGGTGTACGACCGGCTGATCCGGCAGGTGGTGAGCCTGGAGGAACGCCGGCTGGGACGCGCCCCTCTGCCCTATTGCTTCCTGTCCTTCGGCTGCGCAGGCCGTAAGGAGCAGATCTTTATGCTCCCCCAGCGCAATGCCCTCCTCTTCGCAGACCCTCCCTCCCCGGAGACCGCGGAGCCCGCGGCCCGCTATTTCGGCGAGCTTTCGGACGCCATTGTACGCGCCCTGGAACGGCTGGGCTTCCCCGCCGGGGGGGGCGGCGCATCCGGCCATGAGGCCTGCCCCTTCCATTCTTCCACCGCCTGGAAAAACCGCTTTTTCGAATGGATCAAGCGGGCGGACCGCGGATCCATCGAGGCATCCCTGCCGGTCCTCGACTTCCGCGCGCGCTTCGGCGACGAAACCCTGGCCGAAGACCTGAGAAGCGCGGTTTTCGACCGCATCGCCCGACACGGCGTCTTTCTGAACGTCATGGGCCTCACGATCGTCAAGACCTCCCCTCCCGTCAGCGCCTTCAAGCGGTTCATTCTCGAAAAGGAAGGCGAACACAAGGGATGTTTCGATTTGAAGCAGAAGGGGTTGAAACCGCTCGTCGACATGGTCCGCCTGTACGCCCTGGAGGAGGGGATCCGGGAGACCTCGACCTGCGAAAGGCTCGGCGCCCTCAGGGAGCGCTCTCAGCACCTGCGGCCGCACTGCCAGGAACTGGAGTATGCCTTCGAGATCATGAGCGGCCTCTGGCTTCGGACCCAGCACGAACAATATTCTGCGGGCGCGGGCACGGCGTCCTCCTTTCTCGATCCGGACCGTCTCAACCGGCTCGAGAAGCAGGCCCTGCGCGCCATCTTCACCTTCATCGCCAAACTCCAGTTTCTCGTCCAGGAAAGGCACGAACCGATAAAGATCTGA
- a CDS encoding 3'-5' exonuclease produces MINLFRRKTRSEPATGAGDRSDLPAPEASYVILDTELTGLDRKRDSILSIGALKMAEGRIEMGRTFYRLVRPGSEMKHDAIVIHEITPSEVVEKPLIDDIISEFLAFCEDAVLVGHYISIDLHFINRELKRISGASLTNPVLDTLTLVDWIRWNTPNQGDESFTPKNYQLYEIAKDLGIPVQGAHNALMDAFMTAQVFQRLLPRLARQGIRTLADLLRVGNPSRKLNQPGMVI; encoded by the coding sequence TTGATCAACCTTTTCAGGAGAAAGACCCGCAGCGAGCCCGCAACCGGCGCAGGGGACAGATCGGATCTTCCGGCCCCGGAGGCCTCCTATGTCATCCTGGACACGGAGTTGACGGGCCTCGACCGGAAGCGGGATTCCATCCTGTCCATCGGCGCCCTCAAGATGGCCGAAGGACGGATCGAGATGGGGCGGACCTTCTATCGTCTGGTCAGACCGGGCAGCGAGATGAAGCACGATGCGATCGTCATCCACGAGATCACGCCGTCCGAAGTGGTCGAAAAACCGCTCATCGACGACATCATCTCCGAATTTCTGGCATTCTGCGAAGACGCCGTCCTGGTGGGCCATTACATCAGCATCGACCTCCACTTCATCAACCGTGAACTCAAACGCATTTCGGGCGCATCGCTGACCAACCCGGTGCTCGACACGCTGACCCTCGTGGACTGGATCCGCTGGAACACCCCGAACCAGGGGGACGAGAGCTTCACCCCGAAAAACTATCAGCTCTATGAGATCGCCAAGGACCTGGGCATCCCCGTGCAGGGTGCCCACAACGCCCTGATGGATGCCTTCATGACCGCCCAGGTGTTTCAGCGGCTGCTGCCGCGGCTGGCACGCCAGGGCATCCGGACGCTCGCGGATCTCCTGCGGGTCGGTAACCCTTCACGGAAACTCAACCAGCCCGGGATGGTGATCTGA
- a CDS encoding DUF4212 domain-containing protein codes for METKQNFAAYWRMNLTYVVILLSIWFLVSYVCGILLADALSHIYFGGFRLGFWFANQGSEVVFVILIFVYVKLMNNLDKRFDVEEK; via the coding sequence ATGGAAACGAAGCAGAATTTTGCGGCGTACTGGCGGATGAACCTGACTTATGTCGTCATCCTGCTGTCCATCTGGTTTCTGGTTTCCTATGTCTGCGGCATCCTGCTCGCCGATGCGCTCAGCCACATTTATTTCGGCGGGTTCAGGCTGGGTTTCTGGTTTGCCAACCAGGGATCCGAGGTGGTTTTCGTCATCCTGATCTTCGTCTACGTGAAGCTGATGAACAACCTCGACAAGCGGTTCGACGTCGAAGAAAAGTAG